The genomic stretch TAACATAATGTTTCGTCTGCGCGCTGTGAGGTGAAAAAAAGAGCCACAGTGCCCCGATTGCAGCGActtccattttttattttcatgcaAATTTCCCATGAAGTGactattttgttttaaacacatgggatggaaactgttttatttgcaaatgttttatacaATATTCCAATTTAGCGTTAAATTCACagctttggatggaaacatcgCTAATATTATGTGTAGTCCCATTTTACTGGAAAGACCTTATAACAGGTTTGTCAGATTAAAAAAGATCCTGTTCTACCTTGcatgtaataatataaaaaataaaatattacatttacatttacatttatttatttggcagacgcttttatccaaagcgacttacaagtgaggaatacaacaagcgagtcatcatgacgaggcaaattgATACAATTTATAAAGTAAACATAATAAAGCAATGACTACATTGCAAGCATATTCATTTTTAAGTTACAGAGTTACAAAGGTAACAACATCTgcttgaaaacaacttttttggaGATTTTTGGAGAATCTGTGCTAAACATATAAAACAGTTTTGTATGTTCTGAATGTatgcattaatatatatatatatatattttgttgttgttcagtTTGGAAGGAAACCCAAATGGACTTAATGGTGTACTTCTGGAGTGTGACAGCATTGTACAGGAATCCATTATGCGGCTTCTGAAAGTCTACAAGATACGTCGCAAAGTAAACATCAGCTTGTGTCCTAGTCTTTCACTTTGGGCTCTATTACCTCGAAATAAAGATGATGTGCTGGGAAAGTCAAAGCCAGATGTTACTGCAGCAGATAAAATGTTAGTTTTGGAGCAAGACCCAAGAACTGAACTAATGGGCTGGAGAATGATCACCAGTTGTCAGGACAATCTACATGAGATTGTCTCTGCTTACCGACAGGGCAACATTGAAGAATACCACAGACATCGCTATGAAATTGGTATTAAACACTTTGTATTATTACTTAAATAAACTGAAACCTACAATCTTAACTGGGTGCATTGCTAGCTTATTGATAGTCTACACATTGTTTTGAACTTAAACATGCAGTAATTCTCTGTTTTATGAAAGTGTATGTGAATAGTAGATGTGACATTTTACGCTGCAATGATTGCACTATTCTGTAGAGTAATTTGCTATACTCCATCTAAAACTATTTTacacaacatttttcaaattttattcaaattaatgaATTACTTTTACATCCACTTTACCTCATATCACTTTTACACTACCAGTGAGTTTGGACAGCGacatattcattattattattattatcatcatcatcataatcataatcatcTTTGTACTTTTTACTTAGAATAATAGTTAAGTCACCAACACATAATGACATTATGTAGtgacaaaaatgttaaacaGATCTAATATTTCAGCTTTCTCCAAAGCAGCCAGCTTTTGTCTTGATTACAGCTTAACTAGCTTCATGAAGCGGAGTGATCTGGGATGCTTTTTAAAcagtattgaaaaaaataataaagttttgtGAAGAAATTCATATGTAGGTACAGTTtatatttgttaataaaattaatttcaagcCTTTAAGAAGCTCTTAGTTCAGAAGCTTTTAGTTCTTTAGAAGCATAAATTCAGTCTGTGTTCAAACTTCAGACTGGTACTGGTGTAGATATGAATATGCATTTTAGATACTGAGCCACATTTAGAGATGTCAATGTGGGGGAAAAATGGCATGACTCATGCTATATAATTTTTCTCTTGAGAAGATGAATATTAaatttcaaagtgattctctGCCTCATCAAAGTGTATATTGTTATTGTttggtaataaattataatagCATTTTGTCTTCATAAAATGTTTAACATTTCAATGTACTTAAATGATATTCAAGAGTCAGCACACCCTTTGTAATAAAtcctgtaatttatttaatttctacaGGACTACCTGAAGGAGTCAAAGACCTTCCGCCAGGTGAGGCCCTTCCACTGGAGTCTAATCTTGTTTACTTGCAGGGAATTAGCTTCAGCAAGGGATGCTACATcggacaggaactaactgcaagAACTCACCACACTGGTGTAATAAGGAAGCGCCTAATGCCTGTTACCATGTCTGCTCCAGCTGAGAACCTGGACCAAGGGGCTGCCCTTGAGACTGAGGGGGGCAGACCAGCAGGGAAATTCAGGGCAGGAATCGACAAGCTAGGACTGAGCCTTGTACGCTTGGCTCATGCTAAAGAGTCACTCAAACTTAAATCCTCTGATGAAACAACAGTTACTTTACAGGCTATTGTGCCTGATTGGTGGCCAAAAAACACTGAAGATAAATGAATTAGTAACACTAGAAAGGTCTAAGGTCTGTCTACCAGACTGCTTAATTTTAATGCAGATaataattaagttaatttaaaatgttaaaaataatattttacataaaatctgCTGACAATGTATTGGTTAAcaccttaaaaataaaatgtatttcaaacatgttttattgttaattttCTGAAGTAAATCACATCTTCATGGATGTAAACTAACCTATTCTTATTTAAAAAGATGGACTGTATGTTGCCTTAAAGAGCACCTGCTTACTTTGTAGTTagtctgaaataaaatatgaaaatagccAGAACAGAGCAATCAATATTGTTTCTGTTGTTGCAGTGGATAAGCATATTTGAATACGTCTTTATCACAACTCATTTATAGAGGAGAGTGGGGTAAAATGTGTAGCCCCTTTAATCTAGTaaactgtttttgtcacatcTTATATTTACAAAGGGCCAATTATATACAGTTGCCTGATAGATACACATGGAAATGGTGTTTTTGTACAAGCAAATTCATGTTggtctaaataataataataaatgtatattagaCATGTTGATGAATGGCCAGTGTACAAAccatgtaaattaaattatggGGCTACAAATTATACTGTAGTCATGGATAAAACAGAGGTGGCCAGTCCTATCCCACATACAACATAACTTAAACCTTTAACTGACATCTCTACTGTACAGCAGACTTTAATTTGATAGTGATGGACGCACTTCCTTTGCATGTGAGAAATGCGGTGTTGCCTTGCATGTTGAGTGCTTCGAGAAATTTCATGCAAACCACTAAAACACTACCCAAGAGAGATAGAAAAGGAGAGCAGGGAGGACACATGACATAACTTCCTATTCCGAATGTCTTTTGAAGGAAATTGTCTGCATGCacaatttgtttgtttatatgtgaccctgaaccacaaaaccagtcataaggttttttttttatttttttttttttatttgtacataatttgaaagctgaataaaattttcttcattctatttatttttatttatctattttcaTTTAACTTTTTGATTCACAATGCCCTGTTGGGGCAACGTAATGGGCTGCACTTTGTTCCACcactttaaaacaaatggaTTTGTTGTGTTTTCATATTCAAGAGATTGTAAGCAAGATGGAGCTTTACCCAAGTGGACTTATTGTGTTACCGATAGCTGCTCTTCTACAGTGTTATTCTACATGTCAGTAAAGTCAATTTGGTTTTAGCAGTTCATAAAAAtcatatgatgatgatgatatgtCCAAAGTGGCATACAAACGAGAATAATACAAACAGATGTGATTAATCCACATGAAGAAAACGAgtagaaataaatatttgtaaatatattaatttttgtttgtattaaaaattaaatataaatattatatttttataataattaagattttttatcttatcttatctttctgtctctccattgacaGTTATGCAACTTCCacttttgatgcttcaaaaagttcataaagggaatgtaaaactaatccatatgatttgaatggtttagtccaaattttctgaagagactttaAAGAGACttttttatatgatgaacagattgaattgattttgaatgtgaataaaagcctaaattaaacatgttcatcatataaagcaatagtgtctcttcagaagatttggactaaaccgctcaattcatatgtaTTAGTTTTAcgttctctttatgaacttttcgAAGCTTCAAAGTGTCAGTTACGTAGCTGTCTATGgtgggacagaaagctctcagatgtcataaaaatatgtcctgaagatgaatgaaagtcttacggatttggaacgacatgagggtgagtaataaatgacggAATTATCCTTTTCGCGTGAAGTATCCCTTCAAACACTAACAGTTTACAGGTGGTAGACAGTTAAGGTCACAATTACAATAACTTAAGACACTCGAGACCTTTCTACTGACTCTGGAAAACACTTGGAGAAAGATGCCCAGGGTCCCTGATCACCTGCAATGAACATCTGAAGTCCTCATACCTCCCTGTAGCTGGACTAAGGCCAGCTACAGGGAGGTGTGAGGACTTCAGATGTGACCTGGATTTGTGGATTTGTTGTGTTTTCATATTCAAGAGATTGTAAGCAAGATGGAGCTTTTTTGGGTTTGCATCAAATGTTCTTCGACttttatacataataaatgtgtttatgaataGAGATCTGTTGAAATcagttattttgagttagatgcCAAATGTTCTCATATTCAAATCTGACAATGAAAGGGTGCTTACAACATATTTGCCCActggcaactatagttgccgcacattcaaatactatttttaagaaaaaaaaaaactggggaaaataaatgcagaacatgttcacatGGGACACTATTAACACAACTATATGCATGAAACCATTTAGAAAAATGTGGGCACAGCTCATGTACTCATAACTCAATATTTGTCATGATGGActacttttattatgacagcATAAACAACAATGAAATAACATATATGTTGTTAAAAGAATTCATTAACAGATTTGCCATAGTAGATCTTCCCTATACAGTATAGTTCTTATACAATTGTACGAACAGCCTCTCTGATCTCCTGAAGTAGTTCCTCAGGTTTGAAGCTCAGAGCTGAAGGGTCCAGTCTCTTAAAGTCTTCATTGCTAAGCATGTTTTCAAATACATGCAATACTCTCTGGAGGTCAAAGGCTGCATGATGAGGGCCTAATGCACACAGACTTTCTGCAAGGAGGTCTTGGCAATTATCTGCATTTCTGGGACAGGAATTCAAAAAGGATATTCGAATATTTGCAATGGTCTTAAGGAAAGAGGCAAACTCCCCATAATCAATTCCTGTACATGATTTCATGATCACCTGAAATAGaatataaatgaatgtattaTCACAGGAATTCAAAAATTGTTTACAGTGGCCAAAAATGCTTGGCTTAATAGATTACTAATGTTAGACATGTTTGAGTAAAATCCATCTAATGCTGTCTATTGACTTGCATGTTATCATCATTAGCAAACTTTAGACTTGGAATTATCCAACCAAAATATTTATCGACGTACTCTCAAATGCATATGACTtttgtttttctgaaaatatatgttctgtattattattattattattattttagcctgtgcatatttttttgactctcaaagtgactgtagccattgacttgcattatatgAATCACAGAGGATCACAGTTCCAGCTAAAGATCTTCTTTACTGCTctgctgaagaaaaaaagtaacctacatcttggatggcgaGTAAAGaggtaaaactttttttttttgtgtgtgtgtgtgtaaacaaagcacttgtcgcttcataaaattgaggttaaaccactggagtcacatggattactttaatgatgtcttacctttctggatcttgaaagTGGTAGCTGCATTGGATCACTAtaaagggacagaaagctctcagaatTCATCGAAAAGATATTCATTTAAgtttcgaagatgaactaaggtcttatggatgtggaacgacacaagggtgagttataaatgacataattttcatttttgggtgaactaaacctttaaaggTGATTACCCTTGCACAAATCAAAGTGAACCAAGCAATTCTCAAACAACAGCTGGACATTCATGTAACTACACATTCGTACTAGAATAATAAAGGTATTACTattctgagagctttctgtccctatatataatagtataatagTTTCGGGCATAAAGTGTTCAGTCCAGTACAGAGTACTTTGCAAAAAGGCAGATGGTATGTAAATGGAATGGATCTTTTTAAGTTTCAGTTAATGAAATTACATTAGAAACTTTGTTCAAATTGTTTTGCAAATGAATtctgttacatttttgaaggaGGAAAATACTGTCAGTGTATAAACTGAatgaatgttaataaatatttctaAAGCAATTTAAGTCTTGTgatgatttattgcattttcaggaaaaaataCTTCACAACTAACAAAAAGATAGTACTTTAATGcattatgttttaaattgatttttttttacttgctggcaattaaaaaaattatttgggaaaaattaacatttaagttGGAATGCAGTAAAATTAAGTTGGTCTAATGTAAATAATAGGATTGAGAAAACTCAAATAATATAAGTGTGATTGACCTAATGAAATTAAGTTgatataaagtaataaattaaattgagaaaaagtaataaattaagttCAGAAAACTTAATTTATTTAGGTGTTACcaattgaaataatttttttaagttgatccaactggtcgctttttacagtgtatatgaTTTTCTAATTTGCATTAGATTTTGTATAGCTGATGccagttaataacaaataatcattGCTTATTTGCTGATTCAGAATAAGGTTTACCTTATTAGTCTCAGATAAGTTTATCTCATAGGATAACTCTGCATGGTATGTCCCAGTacatgcatttgtgttttataatTATAGTATGTGTCATTCTTTGTGTGTGCTGTCAATGGACCCAACGCTCTGCTAGGAGTTGTAGATTTTATTGTACATTTTGTCCTATTTCCTGTGCTTCTACCTGTCCTAATCTAGGTGATGGGATCTACCAGCTGCTCCTCATCAATGCCATAAGCATATTTAACCCTTATGCGGTCTTCGGGGTCTTTTTGACCCGCAAATGAtgtttgctcaaataaaaaaatatttctctttgtccaaatgacatgagACTTTGTACGGTGGTTAACAATTttaagatctacaaataaaaaaaaaaaaaaattggagtgatatcttgtttttatgttagtgtaaaaaaaaaagtttaattcgtggtcttcggggtctctggagaccccgggtaacaaaatttaattttgtaacaatataatgtattttttaaaaaccaatgtaattttactatttgtatattaatgttttttctcaacatttgtgcagtttttggaggatttgtgaTTTCTTTTAACATTGAACATTAcaggctttttttttatgtaaaattcactttataaaaggcccagatttctaactttcattcatgtgaataacatggataatttgacatggtttagtgtaagatttttgcccatcttttgaaaaatgcagttttaaaagtaaaaaaaaaaaaaaaaatcacttttaccagtagatggctgcagagctccactatttgctatgtgctatttgaatgattgaaagatgtcttttcacaagtttttttcagttggattcatatctaaatgttatgaaatcacaactataacaatataacaacaaagtttagctttttttttttttgtgcagggcaaaatcagtttttcaataataattttataataaaaataataaaataaataatttttatttttgtgtgcgtgcgtgtgtgtgtgtgagcatgtcCATTTTGTATTGGggatgttttttgcatttttgtaagtgtgccacttcatttctgtctgtgtgtgttgtgcGTTGTTTCTGATTTTGAGAATGGATTTTGTCCAGTTTCTAAGTGgggtctcttttttttttcagtacaaaaaatgctaaacttagtaaaaagtaatttttattgttataattgtgatttcataacatttagatatgaatccaactgaaaataATTTGTGAAAAGGcgtctttcagtcattcaaatagcacatagcaaatagtggagctctgcagccatcttctggtaaaaatgatagtttttttacttttataactgcattttccaaaagatgggcaaaaatctcacactaaaccatgtcaaattatccatgttatccccatgaatgaaagttagaaatctgggcctttcataaagtgaattttacataaaaagctgcttttgcataaaaacctatttttaaaaaatattttttaatttatttatattaatttaaa from Megalobrama amblycephala isolate DHTTF-2021 linkage group LG5, ASM1881202v1, whole genome shotgun sequence encodes the following:
- the iba57 gene encoding putative transferase CAF17 homolog, mitochondrial isoform X1 translates to MQRVILFGSAFRAIVAGSDGLNAHSFFCTRHENVSRTQIRKHSQDQPTNNTGHFSCYSLPHRTLINVSGQDMNSFLQGIITNDMALLAQDALCAMYAHILNVQGRTLYDIIIYSLEGNPNGLNGVLLECDSIVQESIMRLLKVYKIRRKVNISLCPSLSLWALLPRNKDDVLGKSKPDVTAADKMLVLEQDPRTELMGWRMITSCQDNLHEIVSAYRQGNIEEYHRHRYEIGLPEGVKDLPPGEALPLESNLVYLQGISFSKGCYIGQELTARTHHTGVIRKRLMPVTMSAPAENLDQGAALETEGGRPAGKFRAGIDKLGLSLVRLAHAKESLKLKSSDETTVTLQAIVPDWWPKNTEDK
- the iba57 gene encoding putative transferase CAF17 homolog, mitochondrial isoform X2 codes for the protein MRLLKVYKIRRKVNISLCPSLSLWALLPRNKDDVLGKSKPDVTAADKMLVLEQDPRTELMGWRMITSCQDNLHEIVSAYRQGNIEEYHRHRYEIGLPEGVKDLPPGEALPLESNLVYLQGISFSKGCYIGQELTARTHHTGVIRKRLMPVTMSAPAENLDQGAALETEGGRPAGKFRAGIDKLGLSLVRLAHAKESLKLKSSDETTVTLQAIVPDWWPKNTEDK
- the LOC125269325 gene encoding 2-oxoglutarate and iron-dependent oxygenase JMJD4-like encodes the protein MAVIWTPCGSSCKMNFLLSREKLRNGVILWTPGISIVSDPMQLPLSRSRKVIMKSCTGIDYGEFASFLKTIANIRISFLNSCPRNADNCQDLLAESLCALGPHHAAFDLQRVLHVFENMLSNEDFKRLDPSALSFKPEELLQEIREAVRTIV